Proteins encoded in a region of the Flavobacterium sp. MDT1-60 genome:
- a CDS encoding putative porin translates to MRILFFLYLLIVPTLLFSQEKTSSKNSLDMNTKYSSITDTVKKKKALIAKIDQYKIYTLEHDTIIADTSLTLKSAYKQNYLRKDNFGLLPFSNIGQNYNTLQYSLTDFSPYPEIGFKGKHFDYMEVSDIRYYSVATPLTELFFNTTINKGQNVDSFITLNTSKNLNFSAAYRGLRSEGDYINQLVSAGNFRFTTSYFTTNKRYVLNAHVTFQDITNEENGGITTPESFESDDPDFKNRQRLQVFLTDAESLLKGRRFFFDHVFRINPNDGNNNLYVTHQFNYEYKYFQYKQPTLLSTVTPTSGPSQQVERFGESYASSNINDETRFERLYNKVGLAYENSLLGKFNFFVDDYRSNYKYDRIIINSDGTSIPDNLFLQINNVGGQYEYQKNKWNGRFLYTRSITNQSLSDLDAKLRYNLNEKIQFDFRYRNLNKLPNNNYNLYQSSYVEYNWFNNFKNEKINQLGANVFTPWLNAEVQYSVLKDHLYFKDDSSPAEDLVYTQIIKPAQYGNVINYLSIKANKEFKFGPFGLDNTILYQKVDQSDFILNVPDFVTRNTFYYSSYFFKKALYMQTGVVFNYFTKYYGNDYNPVIGEFFVQDAKKIGGYPLFDLFVNARIRQTRFYFKAEHINALFSKSDYYSAPNNPYRDFVIRFGLVWNFFQ, encoded by the coding sequence ATGAGAATACTCTTTTTTCTATATCTATTAATTGTACCCACATTATTGTTTTCTCAGGAAAAAACTAGTTCTAAAAACAGTTTAGATATGAATACAAAGTATTCTAGCATAACCGATACAGTAAAAAAGAAAAAGGCCTTAATTGCAAAAATAGATCAGTATAAGATTTATACATTGGAACATGATACAATAATTGCAGATACATCGCTAACATTGAAAAGTGCCTATAAGCAAAACTATTTAAGAAAAGATAATTTCGGACTTTTACCATTTTCTAACATTGGACAAAATTATAACACGCTACAATATAGTTTAACTGATTTTTCTCCCTATCCGGAAATCGGTTTCAAAGGAAAGCATTTTGATTATATGGAGGTCAGTGATATCCGATATTATTCTGTTGCAACTCCCTTAACCGAATTGTTTTTTAACACCACCATAAACAAGGGACAAAACGTAGACTCATTTATTACACTTAATACTTCGAAGAATTTAAATTTTTCTGCAGCATACCGTGGGTTACGTTCTGAAGGTGATTATATAAATCAACTAGTTAGCGCAGGAAATTTTAGATTTACGACAAGTTATTTTACAACCAATAAAAGATATGTTTTAAACGCTCATGTTACATTTCAGGATATTACCAATGAAGAAAACGGTGGAATTACAACACCGGAAAGCTTCGAAAGCGATGATCCGGATTTTAAAAACCGTCAGCGATTGCAAGTGTTTTTGACTGATGCGGAATCCTTATTAAAAGGGAGACGCTTCTTTTTTGATCATGTATTTAGAATAAATCCAAACGATGGGAATAACAATTTGTATGTAACGCATCAATTTAATTATGAGTACAAATATTTTCAATACAAACAGCCAACTCTTCTTTCGACTGTGACGCCAACATCAGGACCAAGTCAACAGGTTGAACGTTTTGGAGAGTCTTATGCTAGTAGTAATATAAATGACGAGACTCGTTTTGAAAGATTATATAATAAAGTTGGACTTGCATATGAAAATTCACTTTTAGGAAAATTTAATTTTTTTGTAGACGATTACAGATCAAATTATAAATACGACAGAATTATCATAAATAGCGATGGAACCTCTATTCCTGATAATTTATTTCTCCAGATTAATAATGTTGGAGGACAATATGAATATCAGAAAAATAAATGGAACGGTCGTTTTTTATATACCAGATCAATTACAAATCAGTCTCTATCTGATTTAGATGCAAAATTGAGATACAATCTGAATGAGAAAATTCAATTTGATTTTAGATATAGAAATTTAAATAAGCTGCCAAATAATAACTATAATTTATATCAAAGCAGTTACGTTGAATATAATTGGTTTAATAATTTTAAGAATGAAAAAATTAACCAACTTGGAGCTAATGTTTTTACGCCTTGGTTAAATGCTGAAGTTCAGTATTCTGTTTTAAAAGACCATTTGTATTTTAAAGATGATTCCAGCCCTGCAGAAGATTTAGTGTATACTCAAATTATCAAACCTGCACAATATGGAAACGTAATTAATTATTTGTCCATAAAAGCTAATAAGGAGTTTAAGTTTGGTCCTTTTGGTTTAGATAATACAATTTTATATCAAAAAGTAGATCAATCAGATTTTATTTTAAATGTTCCTGATTTTGTAACAAGAAATACATTTTATTATTCGAGTTACTTTTTCAAAAAAGCATTATATATGCAGACAGGAGTTGTATTTAATTATTTTACCAAATATTATGGAAATGATTATAATCCTGTTATTGGTGAGTTTTTTGTTCAGGATGCGAAGAAAATTGGAGGTTATCCATTATTCGATCTTTTTGTAAACGCGAGAATTCGCCAGACTCGATTTTATTTTAAAGCAGAACATATTAATGCTTTATTTTCAAAAAGCGATTATTATTCGGCACCTAATAATCCTTATCGTGATTTTGTTATCCGATTTGGTTTGGTTTGGAACTTCTTCCAATAA
- a CDS encoding RagB/SusD family nutrient uptake outer membrane protein, with product MKNIIKTILLSVVVLGMSSCTEEKILDLTPINNIADTDAFTTPSLIESYMNGVYNAAAIGQYNAASTSPNGGRGYIWGAAFVEQGEARGEDIVNMATFYQLTYTATYDPTTANNVYYWVDGYRLIGRCNLMIEGTTDAVAKGIITKAVGDNYIGQAKFLRAITHFEILTNFARPYNFTAGATHPGIIYREVGVNTAAEVATEQVKPRNTVAECYAKVLADLDDAEKLITSNGFAGGRVVSKATKSAAIAFKTRVYLQKRDWANVIAEGTKLTGLYTLTADPATPFVLANNLSNTESIFSIAHSATMNPQTNAALASILKNRALVAISPILWRDPQWLADDKRREDGKMIYTSAGIKYTNKYTDVTNMTDAAPVIRYAEVVLNMAEAQARLSNLPAALTLLNSIRNRALASPATQAYTAASFTTNATMVAAILKERRIEFLQEGRRWADIHRLQGDDLAPINGIPAKVANATPATAAYVLGNSYVITTPVAAIPGSDFKFLWPIPQTEINTNPGLEGKNNPGW from the coding sequence ATGAAAAATATAATTAAAACAATTTTACTTTCTGTAGTTGTACTCGGGATGAGCTCATGTACAGAAGAAAAAATATTGGATTTAACTCCAATAAACAATATTGCAGATACAGATGCTTTTACAACTCCTTCATTAATAGAATCTTACATGAATGGTGTTTATAATGCTGCTGCGATTGGACAATATAATGCTGCATCAACCAGCCCAAATGGTGGTCGAGGTTATATCTGGGGAGCTGCTTTTGTTGAACAAGGAGAAGCCAGAGGAGAAGATATTGTTAATATGGCTACTTTTTACCAATTAACTTACACTGCAACTTACGATCCAACAACTGCTAATAATGTATATTACTGGGTTGACGGTTATAGATTAATCGGTAGATGTAATCTTATGATTGAGGGAACTACTGATGCAGTTGCTAAAGGTATTATAACAAAAGCAGTTGGTGATAATTATATCGGACAAGCTAAATTTTTAAGAGCAATTACTCATTTTGAAATTTTAACAAATTTTGCAAGACCGTATAATTTTACAGCTGGTGCAACACACCCTGGAATTATATACAGAGAAGTAGGTGTAAATACAGCTGCTGAAGTAGCAACAGAACAAGTTAAACCAAGAAATACTGTTGCTGAATGTTATGCAAAAGTCTTGGCAGATTTAGATGATGCTGAAAAATTGATTACGTCAAATGGTTTTGCTGGTGGTAGAGTAGTTTCTAAAGCAACAAAATCTGCTGCAATCGCATTCAAAACCAGAGTGTATCTTCAAAAAAGAGACTGGGCAAATGTAATTGCTGAAGGAACTAAATTAACTGGTCTTTATACATTAACAGCTGATCCGGCTACTCCTTTTGTATTGGCAAATAATTTAAGTAATACAGAATCTATATTCTCTATTGCTCACTCTGCAACAATGAATCCTCAGACTAATGCTGCTTTAGCAAGTATATTAAAAAACAGAGCTTTAGTTGCAATTAGCCCAATTCTTTGGAGAGATCCACAATGGTTGGCTGATGACAAGCGTAGAGAAGATGGTAAAATGATTTATACTTCAGCTGGTATAAAATATACAAACAAATATACAGATGTTACAAATATGACAGATGCTGCTCCAGTTATTAGATATGCTGAGGTAGTATTGAATATGGCAGAAGCTCAGGCTCGTTTGTCAAACTTGCCAGCCGCTCTTACTTTATTAAACTCTATTAGAAATAGAGCTTTGGCTAGTCCAGCAACTCAAGCCTATACTGCTGCTTCTTTTACTACAAATGCTACTATGGTGGCTGCTATACTTAAAGAAAGAAGAATTGAATTTTTACAAGAAGGACGTAGATGGGCTGATATTCACAGATTACAAGGTGATGATTTAGCTCCTATCAACGGAATTCCTGCAAAAGTAGCTAATGCTACTCCTGCTACTGCTGCTTATGTACTAGGAAATAGTTATGTTATTACTACTCCTGTTGCTGCAATTCCAGGTTCTGATTTTAAATTCTTATGGCCAATACCACAAACTGAAATAAACACTAATCCAGGTTTAGAAGGAAAAAATAATCCAGGTTGGTAA
- a CDS encoding TonB-dependent receptor, whose amino-acid sequence MKLKLQWICTLLIALSMQFSFAQERTVSGKVSDKTGVIPGVNVAVKGSKANTQTDFDGSYSVKAKTGDVLVFSYVGMNNKQVTVGSSNTVNVEMESEAQLMNEVVVVGYGVQKRKEVTGSISKIAGKDIANLVTPSFEGVLAGRATGVQVLTNSGIIGGAPKIRIRGVGSISGSTEPLIVVDGVPIYSGDIGGVSATNGLADINPEDIESFDVLKDGAATAIYGSRAANGVILITTKSGKKGTLKVTYSSVFGVASAAKTYDLLQTPDFLVISNEKRTNRGQAPWAIGNTYNTDWQGAVLRNAPQTTHNLNFSGGSEKTKYYLSLGLTDLDGINLANDMKKYSVRANIDQDINKWLSVGTNVAVSRTEYNGLNINANGLSGNIFNATRQLPNTPIYDAADPTGYNISPNGNNVGQWDNTDPAGDNITNILYVLDHNKYKSTTTRILVSAFANAKITSDLSYKLQVSGDNASTDGYQYWNPVHGDGRGVNGSLYQDNTNLLRWNWQNILNYKHTFAEDHNLGLTGVAEYQKSRTKVLWGSGSDILSDFYDQNLVTGTYATKDSGGSASEKGIISYLGRFTYNYKEKYFVQASLRRDGISQFEKDVRYHNFPGVSAGWTVSKESFMEGISGTVSDLKFRGSYSEVGNVDVLNSAAYPSKGLMIGSPYGSLNGIGYYQFGNDQLQWETSNKVDFGVDLGLFNNRLTVAFDYYKNDIDGLVLAAPVAPSLGVPNSIINSNVGKMYNQGYEFAVSFKAINNANFTWDVSSNLTLTKNVVTGLVNGQDITGGSSSFGTSQDIVNIAPNIIIREGESINSLYGFKYWGVNKANGNPVYYKADGTLVQGNLATTTYTVFDPANPGTTGAAATLANSDKAILGNTLPTYYGSFTSSMKYKNLDLGFMIRFSGGNKIFNATRRELMNQNFNNNGTEILGRWQSVDNPGDGWTPRLYASSNTFTNLSGSASTRFVEDGDFISLDNISLGYTLPKMLMDKIGVDNFRVFAQAQNIWLISDYKGINPEMETNGVDINGTPRSKVISVGINVSL is encoded by the coding sequence ATGAAATTAAAATTACAATGGATTTGTACGCTTTTAATAGCGTTGTCTATGCAGTTTTCTTTTGCTCAAGAGAGAACTGTATCTGGAAAAGTTTCAGATAAGACAGGAGTAATTCCAGGAGTAAATGTTGCTGTAAAAGGTAGTAAAGCAAATACTCAAACTGACTTTGACGGAAGTTATTCTGTAAAAGCAAAAACAGGAGATGTATTAGTGTTTTCATATGTAGGTATGAATAACAAACAAGTTACTGTAGGAAGTTCAAATACAGTAAACGTTGAGATGGAATCAGAAGCACAACTAATGAATGAAGTTGTAGTTGTTGGTTACGGTGTTCAGAAAAGAAAAGAAGTAACAGGTTCTATTTCTAAAATTGCAGGAAAAGACATCGCTAACTTGGTTACTCCTTCTTTCGAGGGTGTTTTAGCTGGTAGAGCGACAGGGGTTCAGGTATTAACTAATAGTGGTATTATTGGAGGTGCTCCAAAAATTAGAATTAGAGGTGTTGGATCTATTTCTGGAAGTACTGAGCCATTAATTGTTGTTGATGGTGTGCCTATTTATTCTGGTGATATTGGTGGTGTTTCTGCTACAAATGGTTTAGCGGATATTAACCCAGAAGATATCGAATCTTTTGATGTGTTAAAAGATGGTGCTGCAACTGCTATTTACGGTTCCAGAGCGGCTAATGGTGTAATCTTGATTACTACCAAAAGTGGAAAAAAAGGTACTTTAAAAGTAACTTACTCAAGTGTGTTTGGTGTTGCTAGTGCCGCTAAAACATATGATTTGTTACAAACTCCTGATTTCTTAGTTATTTCTAATGAAAAAAGAACAAACAGAGGACAAGCTCCATGGGCTATTGGTAACACATATAATACAGACTGGCAAGGTGCAGTTTTAAGAAATGCTCCTCAAACTACACATAATCTTAATTTTAGTGGAGGTTCAGAAAAAACAAAGTATTATTTGTCTTTAGGATTAACAGATTTAGATGGTATCAATTTAGCTAATGATATGAAAAAATATTCTGTTAGAGCTAATATTGATCAGGATATTAATAAATGGTTAAGTGTTGGTACCAATGTAGCTGTAAGTAGAACAGAGTATAATGGGTTAAATATTAACGCAAATGGTTTATCAGGTAATATTTTTAATGCTACCAGACAATTGCCTAATACACCAATTTATGATGCAGCTGACCCTACTGGTTATAACATTTCACCAAATGGTAATAACGTTGGTCAATGGGATAATACAGACCCAGCAGGAGATAATATTACAAATATTCTTTATGTTCTTGATCATAATAAATATAAATCTACAACTACAAGAATTTTAGTAAGTGCATTTGCAAATGCAAAAATTACTTCTGACTTAAGTTATAAATTACAGGTAAGTGGAGATAATGCTTCAACAGATGGTTACCAATATTGGAACCCAGTACATGGAGACGGACGTGGAGTTAATGGATCTTTGTATCAGGACAACACTAATCTATTGAGATGGAACTGGCAAAATATTTTGAATTACAAGCATACTTTTGCTGAAGATCATAACTTAGGTTTAACAGGTGTTGCTGAGTATCAAAAATCACGTACTAAAGTATTATGGGGTTCAGGAAGTGATATTTTAAGTGATTTTTACGATCAAAATTTAGTAACAGGTACTTATGCTACTAAAGATTCTGGTGGTAGTGCTTCTGAAAAAGGAATTATATCATACTTGGGTCGTTTTACATACAACTATAAAGAGAAATATTTTGTACAAGCTTCTCTTAGACGTGATGGAATTTCTCAATTTGAGAAAGATGTTAGATATCATAATTTCCCTGGAGTTTCTGCAGGTTGGACTGTTTCTAAGGAAAGTTTTATGGAAGGGATTAGTGGTACTGTTTCTGATTTGAAATTTAGAGGTTCTTACTCTGAAGTTGGTAACGTTGATGTATTAAATAGTGCGGCTTATCCTTCAAAAGGACTTATGATTGGTTCTCCATATGGTTCTTTAAATGGGATTGGTTACTATCAATTTGGTAATGATCAATTACAATGGGAAACTAGTAATAAAGTTGATTTTGGTGTAGATTTAGGCTTATTCAACAATCGTTTGACTGTTGCATTTGACTATTATAAGAATGATATTGACGGTTTAGTTTTAGCGGCTCCTGTGGCTCCTTCATTAGGTGTTCCTAACAGTATTATCAATTCTAACGTTGGTAAAATGTATAATCAAGGATATGAATTTGCTGTAAGTTTCAAAGCAATAAACAATGCTAACTTTACATGGGATGTGTCTTCTAATTTGACCCTTACTAAAAACGTGGTTACTGGTTTAGTTAATGGACAAGATATAACAGGAGGTTCTTCATCTTTTGGTACATCTCAGGATATCGTTAACATTGCACCGAATATCATTATTAGAGAGGGTGAATCTATTAACTCTTTATACGGATTTAAATATTGGGGTGTAAATAAAGCAAATGGTAACCCGGTTTACTATAAAGCTGATGGTACTTTAGTACAAGGAAACTTGGCAACTACTACTTATACTGTTTTTGATCCTGCTAATCCTGGAACAACTGGAGCAGCTGCAACATTAGCTAATTCGGATAAAGCTATTTTAGGAAATACTTTACCAACATATTACGGTTCATTCACATCAAGTATGAAATACAAAAATCTTGATCTTGGTTTCATGATTAGATTTAGTGGAGGAAATAAAATATTTAACGCTACAAGAAGAGAGTTGATGAACCAAAACTTTAACAACAACGGAACAGAGATTTTAGGAAGATGGCAAAGTGTTGATAATCCTGGAGACGGATGGACACCAAGATTATACGCAAGTTCAAATACATTTACAAACCTTTCAGGAAGTGCTAGTACGCGTTTTGTTGAAGATGGTGATTTTATCTCACTTGATAATATTAGTTTAGGTTATACATTACCTAAGATGTTAATGGATAAGATTGGTGTTGATAATTTTAGAGTTTTTGCTCAGGCACAAAATATCTGGTTAATTTCAGATTATAAAGGTATTAACCCTGAAATGGAAACAAATGGAGTAGACATTAATGGTACGCCACGTTCTAAGGTAATATCAGTTGGAATAAATGTAAGTTTATAA
- a CDS encoding ribonuclease HII encodes MLQLNYSGHILETGTDEAGRGCLAGPVTAAAVILPADFENQILNDSKQLSEKERFLLKPIIEQHAVCYSVTHLFPDEIDEINILNASMKGMQECILKLNQKPDFIIVDGNRALNAKLGLRNTFGKQFSVEEIELLKSIPNQSIIKGDAKFLSIAAASILAKTYRDLYMEQIHEEFPMYNWKQNKGYPTKEHRDAIRKHGTTKYHRMSFRLLPDQLELDFFEI; translated from the coding sequence ATGCTTCAACTTAATTATTCAGGACATATATTGGAAACCGGAACTGATGAAGCTGGCCGTGGATGTCTGGCCGGACCAGTAACTGCCGCTGCAGTGATCTTACCTGCTGATTTTGAAAATCAGATTTTAAATGACAGTAAACAATTGTCTGAAAAAGAAAGGTTTCTTTTAAAACCAATCATAGAACAACATGCGGTCTGTTATTCTGTGACACATTTATTTCCGGATGAAATTGACGAAATAAACATTCTAAATGCTTCAATGAAAGGAATGCAGGAATGTATCTTAAAATTAAACCAAAAACCAGATTTCATTATTGTGGATGGAAATCGTGCATTAAATGCCAAATTAGGTTTAAGAAATACTTTTGGAAAACAATTTTCTGTTGAAGAAATAGAATTACTTAAATCAATTCCGAATCAGAGTATCATAAAAGGTGATGCAAAATTTTTAAGTATTGCAGCCGCCTCTATATTAGCAAAAACGTATCGTGATCTATATATGGAGCAAATTCATGAAGAGTTCCCGATGTACAACTGGAAACAAAACAAAGGCTACCCAACCAAAGAACATCGTGACGCCATTCGTAAACATGGTACTACAAAATATCATAGAATGAGTTTCAGGCTTTTGCCAGATCAATTAGAATTGGACTTTTTTGAAA